Proteins encoded together in one Lutra lutra chromosome 4, mLutLut1.2, whole genome shotgun sequence window:
- the MINDY1 gene encoding ubiquitin carboxyl-terminal hydrolase MINDY-1 isoform X2 encodes MEHHQAELPDSGEAKIPEAVSSENQEVLSQPEERPQDKDARDADGTAEEQEPIGQASLLAQGQDNLEFPPPDMSSSQLELAHGIQPEIETVGACSRPQELPLPLRARQPELDFYCVKWIPWKGERTPIIMQSTNGPCPLLAIMNILFLQWKVKLPPQKEVITSDELMAHLGDCLLSIKPQEKSEGLQLNFQQSPEAVSAVGKLSYNQLVEKIITCKHSRDTNLVTEGLIAEQFLETTAAQLTYHGLCELTAAAKEGELGVFFRNNHFSTMTKHKSHLYLLVTDQGFLQEEQVVWESLHTVDGDSCFCDSDFHLKHSLGRGPGAGGGRGSPEKQRQVDQDYLIALSLQQQPQGTLGLSDLELAQQLQQEEYQQQAAGLPAPVRASPQGRGATSGRPVGERRQRPKQESDCVLL; translated from the exons ATGGAACACCATCAAGCTGAGCTTCCAGACTCTGGTGAGGCCAAGATTCCAGAAGCAGTCAGCTCTGAGAACCAAGAGGTCCTCTCACAACCAGAGGAGCGGCCCCAAGACAAGGATGCCAGAGATGCTGATGGGACAGCTGAAGAACAGGAGCCTATAGGCCAAGCTTCGCTGCTGGCCCAGGGCCAGGATAACCTTGAGTTCCCTCCACCTGATATGAGTTCAAGCCAACTGGAGCTGGCCCATGGGATACAGCCCGAGATAGAAACAGTGGGGGCCTGCTCCAGGCCCCAGGAGCTCCCCCTACCCCTCAGGGCCCGACAGCCTGAGCTGGATTTCTACTGTGTAAAGTGGATCCCCTGGAAAGGGGAACGGACACCTATCATCATGCAGAGCACTAACGGCCCTTGCCCTCTCCTTGCCATCATGAACATCCTCTTTCTTCAGTGGAAG GTGAAGCTGCCCCCTCAGAAGGAAGTGATCACGTCAGATGAGCTCATGGCCCATCTTG GAGACTGCCTCCTGTCCATCAAGCCCCAGGAGAAGTCAGAGGGACTTCAGCTTAATTTTCAGCAG AGTCCTGAGGCTGTGAGCGCAGTTGGGAAACTGAGTTACAACCAGCTGGTGGAGAAGATCATTACCTGCAAGCACTCTAGAGACACCAACCTTGTGACAGAAG GCCTGATTGCGGAGCAGTTTCTGGAGACCACTGCAGCACAGCTGACCTACCACGGACTGTGTGAACTAACAGCAGCTGCCAAAGAGGGTGAACTTGGTGTCTTTTTCCGAAACAACCACTTCAGCACCATGACTAAGCACAAG AGTCACTTGTACCTACTGGTCACCGACCAGGGCTTTCTGCAGGAAGAGCAGGTGGTGTGGGAGAGCCTGCACACCGTCGACGGAGACAGCTGCTTCTGTGACTCTGACTTCCACCTGAAACACTCCCTCGGCAGGGGCCCTGGAGCAGGGGGTGGCAGGGGCTCCCCTGAAAAGCAGCGCCAGGTAGACCAG GACTACCTGATCGCCTTGTCCCTGCAGCAGCAGCCGCAGGGCACGCTGGGTCTTAGTGACTTGGAGCTGGCCCAGCAGCTTCAGCAAGAGGAGTACCAGCAGCAAGCAGCCGGGTTGCCAGCGCCAGTGCGGGCCTCACCACAG GGGAGAGGAGCCACGTCTGGTCGCCCAGTCGGGGAGCGTCGACAGAGGCCCAAACAAGAGTCAGATTGTGTCCTCCTGTAG
- the MINDY1 gene encoding ubiquitin carboxyl-terminal hydrolase MINDY-1 isoform X1 — protein sequence MEHHQAELPDSGEAKIPEAVSSENQEVLSQPEERPQDKDARDADGTAEEQEPIGQASLLAQGQDNLEFPPPDMSSSQLELAHGIQPEIETVGACSRPQELPLPLRARQPELDFYCVKWIPWKGERTPIIMQSTNGPCPLLAIMNILFLQWKVKLPPQKEVITSDELMAHLGDCLLSIKPQEKSEGLQLNFQQNVDDAMTVLPKLATGLDVNVRFTGVSDFEYTPECSIFDLLGIPLYHGWLVDPQSPEAVSAVGKLSYNQLVEKIITCKHSRDTNLVTEGLIAEQFLETTAAQLTYHGLCELTAAAKEGELGVFFRNNHFSTMTKHKSHLYLLVTDQGFLQEEQVVWESLHTVDGDSCFCDSDFHLKHSLGRGPGAGGGRGSPEKQRQVDQDYLIALSLQQQPQGTLGLSDLELAQQLQQEEYQQQAAGLPAPVRASPQGRGATSGRPVGERRQRPKQESDCVLL from the exons ATGGAACACCATCAAGCTGAGCTTCCAGACTCTGGTGAGGCCAAGATTCCAGAAGCAGTCAGCTCTGAGAACCAAGAGGTCCTCTCACAACCAGAGGAGCGGCCCCAAGACAAGGATGCCAGAGATGCTGATGGGACAGCTGAAGAACAGGAGCCTATAGGCCAAGCTTCGCTGCTGGCCCAGGGCCAGGATAACCTTGAGTTCCCTCCACCTGATATGAGTTCAAGCCAACTGGAGCTGGCCCATGGGATACAGCCCGAGATAGAAACAGTGGGGGCCTGCTCCAGGCCCCAGGAGCTCCCCCTACCCCTCAGGGCCCGACAGCCTGAGCTGGATTTCTACTGTGTAAAGTGGATCCCCTGGAAAGGGGAACGGACACCTATCATCATGCAGAGCACTAACGGCCCTTGCCCTCTCCTTGCCATCATGAACATCCTCTTTCTTCAGTGGAAG GTGAAGCTGCCCCCTCAGAAGGAAGTGATCACGTCAGATGAGCTCATGGCCCATCTTG GAGACTGCCTCCTGTCCATCAAGCCCCAGGAGAAGTCAGAGGGACTTCAGCTTAATTTTCAGCAG AACGTGGACGATGCAATGACAGTGTTGCCTAAACTGGCCACGGGTCTGGATGTCAACGTGCGATTCACAGGGGTCTCTGACTTTGAGTACACTCCTGAGTGCAGCATCTTTGACCTCCTGGGCATACCTCTGTACCATGGCTGGCTTGTTGACCCGCAG AGTCCTGAGGCTGTGAGCGCAGTTGGGAAACTGAGTTACAACCAGCTGGTGGAGAAGATCATTACCTGCAAGCACTCTAGAGACACCAACCTTGTGACAGAAG GCCTGATTGCGGAGCAGTTTCTGGAGACCACTGCAGCACAGCTGACCTACCACGGACTGTGTGAACTAACAGCAGCTGCCAAAGAGGGTGAACTTGGTGTCTTTTTCCGAAACAACCACTTCAGCACCATGACTAAGCACAAG AGTCACTTGTACCTACTGGTCACCGACCAGGGCTTTCTGCAGGAAGAGCAGGTGGTGTGGGAGAGCCTGCACACCGTCGACGGAGACAGCTGCTTCTGTGACTCTGACTTCCACCTGAAACACTCCCTCGGCAGGGGCCCTGGAGCAGGGGGTGGCAGGGGCTCCCCTGAAAAGCAGCGCCAGGTAGACCAG GACTACCTGATCGCCTTGTCCCTGCAGCAGCAGCCGCAGGGCACGCTGGGTCTTAGTGACTTGGAGCTGGCCCAGCAGCTTCAGCAAGAGGAGTACCAGCAGCAAGCAGCCGGGTTGCCAGCGCCAGTGCGGGCCTCACCACAG GGGAGAGGAGCCACGTCTGGTCGCCCAGTCGGGGAGCGTCGACAGAGGCCCAAACAAGAGTCAGATTGTGTCCTCCTGTAG